A window from Solanum stenotomum isolate F172 chromosome 7, ASM1918654v1, whole genome shotgun sequence encodes these proteins:
- the LOC125870598 gene encoding uncharacterized protein LOC125870598 isoform X4 — translation MATKKISAASARAHTRKAKRKSSFPLPSGAFAKILLVVLIGLLAWGYQATRPPPPKTCGSPDGPPVTAPRIKLSDGRHLAYKEIGVSRDNAKYKIVYIHGYDGCRHYVPINILSQDVIESLGVYIVSFDRPGYGESDPNPKRTVKSLAFDIQELADQLGLGSKFYVMGFSMGGQAVWTCLRYIPHRLAGAALIAPVVSYWWPRLPVNMSQEAFNLRLPQDKWTLRVAHYLPWLTYWWNTQKFFPSCSAAGRNPAIFSSKDLELVSKQSSSQDYRAQVRQQGEYESLHRDLMIGFGTWEFDPMDLENPFPNHEGSVHLWQGDEDRLSPVTLQRYIAEQLPWIQYHEIPGAGHLVPMIDGIGEKIIKTLLTA, via the exons atGGCAACAAAGAAGATTTCAGCAGCTTCAGCTAGGGCTCATACTCGTAAAGCTAAGCGAAAAAGTTCTTTTCCTCTTCCTTCTG GGGCGTTTGCGAAAATTCTTCTGGTTGTTTTGATTGGGTTATTAGCGTGGGGTTATCAGGCAACACGACCACCTCCCCCTAAGACATGTGGGTCCCCAGATGGCCCTCCCGTCACTGCACCTAGAATCAAACTTAGTGATGGAAGACACTTGGCTTACAAGGAGATTGGTGTATCTAGAGATAATGCAAAATATAAGATTGTGTATATCCATGGGTACGATGGTTGTAGGCATTATGTTCCAATTAACATCCTCTCTCAA GATGTCATTGAAAGTTTAGGAGTGTACATTGTTTCCTTTGACAGACCTGGTTATGGAGAAAGTGATCCTAATCCAAAACGAACAGTCAAGAGTTTAGCTTTTGATATACAGGAGCTTGCCGATCAATTAGGTCTAGGATCCAAATTCTATGTTATGGGATTTTCAATGGGGGGACAGGCTGTTTGGACCTGCCTTAGATACATTCCTCACAG GTTGGCAGGTGCTGCTCTTATTGCACCAGTTGTCAGCTATTGGTGGCCTAGGTTACCTGTGAATATGTCCCAAGAAGCATTCAACCTTCGACTTCCTCAAGACAAATGGACTCTTCGTGTTGCTCATTACCTTCCGTGGCTCACCTATTGGTGGAACACTCAGAAGTTCTTTCCTTCATGTAGTGCTGCAGGTCGCAACCCTGCAATTTTCTCTTCGAAGGACCTAGAGCTAGTTTCCAAGCAAAGTTCGAGCCAAGACTATCGT GCACAGGTAAGACAACAAGGAGAATACGAATCCCTTCACCGCGACTTAATGATTGGATTCGGAACATGGGAATTCGATCCAATGGATCTTGAGAACCCGTTCCCTAATCATGAAGGTTCCGTTCACTTATGGCAAGGCGATGAGGATAGGCTCTCGCCCGTCACACTACAAAGGTACATTGCAGAGCAATTACCATGGATCCAATATCATGAAATTCCAGGTGCTGGTCATTTGGTTCCAATGATTGATGGAATTGGAGAGAAAATCATCAAGACTCTTTTAACCGCGTAA
- the LOC125870839 gene encoding uncharacterized protein LOC125870839 isoform X1 yields MKISYRIYALLSAIDRKESKGMTRKILVLFLIGLLAYVYQAITPPPPKICGSPGGNPITAPRIKLSDGRHLAYKEQGVSKNEAKYKIVFIHGFDSCRHDVVIATTLSHDVIESLGIYIVSIDRPGYGESDPHPQRTPKSLALDIEELADQLELGSKFYVVGFSMGGQVVWGCLKYIPHRLAGAALLTPVVNYWWPSFPSNLSTKSYYDQLLPDQWTLRVAHYLPWLTYWWNTQKYFPSSSVAAHSPDIFKTQDMQLGPRFDGSQEKYRAQIRQQGEFESLHRDANIGFGTWEFDPMDLKNPFDKNEGSVHLWQGDEDGLVPVILQRYIAQKLPWVQYHEIKGGGHLFPYADGMGDKLIKTFLLGEKFEV; encoded by the exons GTATGACTAGGAAAATTcttgtacttttcttgattggATTGTTGGCATATGTTTATCAAGCAATTACACCACCTCCTCCGAAAATTTGTGGTTCCCCCGGTGGCAATCCCATCACTGCACCACGAATAAAACTCTCCGATGGAAGGCATTTGGCGTATAAAGAGCAAGGTGTTTCGAAAAATGAAGCAAAGTACAAAATTGTGTTCATCCATGGATTTGATAGTTGTAGACATGACGTTGTTATTGCCACCACTCTTTCTCAT GATGTTATTGAGAGTTTGGGAATATATATTGTGTCAATTGATAGACCTGGTTATGGTGAAAGTGATCCTCATCCACAAAGAACACCAAAGAGTTTAGCTCTTGATATTGAAGAATTAGCAGATCAATTGGAATTGGGATCCAAATTCTATGTTGTTGGATTTTCCATGGGTGGACAAGTAGTTTGGGGATGTCTCAAATATATTCCTCACAG ATTGGCAGGAGCAGCACTTCTAACACCTGTGGTTAACTATTGGTGGCCTAGTTTCCCATCAAATTTGtcaacaaaatcatattatgaTCAACTTTTGCCTGATCAATGGACACTTAGAGTTGCTCATTATCTTCCATGGTTAACATATTGGTGGAacactcaaaaatattttccatcttCTAGTGTTGCAGCTCATAGCCCTGATATTTTTAAAACTCAAGATATGCAATTAGGACCAAGATTTGATGGCTCACAGGAAAAATACAGG GCACAAATTAGACAACAAGGGGAATTTGAATCACTCCATAGAGATGCAAATATTGGATTTGGTACATGGGAATTTGATCCAATGGATTTAAAAAATCCATTTGATAAAAATGAAGGATCTGTTCATTTATGGCAAGGTGATGAAGATGGACTTGTACCTGTTATTTTACAAAGATATATTGCACAAAAATTACCATGGGTTCAatatcatgaaattaaaggtggtGGTCATTTATTTCCTTATGCTGATGGAATGGGAGATAAACTTATCAAAACATTTTTACTTGGTGAAAAATTTGAAGTATAA
- the LOC125870598 gene encoding uncharacterized protein LOC125870598 isoform X7, with amino-acid sequence MMINMIAIFGIVILALIYRAIIPPSPKICGSPNGPLITAPRVKLSDGRYLAYKENGVPRDQAKHKFVFIHGFDCVRHDVALLTTISPELMQSLGIYIVSIDRPGYGESDPHPKRTPKTLALDIEELVDQLDLGSKFYVIGFSMGGQAVWGLLKYIPHRLAGAILLTPVTNYWWGSFPANLTKQAYYEQLVQDQWTLRIAHYFPWLTYWWNTQKLFPSSSVATFSEDILFEQDRVLMPIFDSYQSHYRDLVRQQGEYESIHRDIMIGFGTWEFDPMELENPFPNGEGSVHIWQGDEDGHVPVKLQRFIAKKLPWIHYHEGPPVTSPRIKLSDGRYLAYKEHGVPRDQAKHKIVFIHGYDSNRHDAVVATGLSPEVIESLGVYIVSIDRPGYGESDPNPKRTVKSLAFDVQELADQLGLGSKFYVIGFSMGGQAVWTLLKYIPHRLAGAALLAPVTNYWWPNFPANLSKEAFSHQLPQDIWNLRVAHYLPWLTYWWNTQKFFPACSAAAYNPGALSSQDLELMPKYRANRDLYAQVRQQGQHESLYRDLMIGFGTWEFDPVDLENPFPNKEGSVQLWQGDEDKLVPVTLQRYIAQRQPWIQYHEIAGAGHMFPVLDGMADKIVKALLIGEKNVS; translated from the exons atgatGATAAATATGATAGCAATTTTTGGTATTGTGATATTGGCACTAATTTATAGGGCAATTATTCCACCATCACCAAAGATTTGTGGTTCACCAAATGGACCTTTAATTACAGCACCAAGAGTTAAGCTTTCTGATGGGAGATATTTGGCTTATAAAGAAAATGGTGTTCCTAGAGATCAAGCAAAACACAAATTTGTTTTCATTCATGGCTTTGATTGTGTTAGACATGATGTTGCTTTGCTCACCACTATTTCTCCT GAGCTTATGCAAAGTTTGGGAATATATATTGTGTCAATTGATAGACCTGGTTATGGTGAAAGTGATCCTCATCCTAAAAGAACACCAAAAACCTTAGCTCTTGATATAGAGGAATTAGTTGATCAATTGGATTTGGGATCTAAATTTTATGTTATTGGATTTTCTATGGGTGGACAAGCTGTTTGGGGCCTTCTCAAGTATATTCCTCACAG ATTGGCTGGAGCAATTCTTCTAACACCTGTGACTAACTACTGGTGGGGTAGTTTTCCTGCAAACTTAACTAAACAAGCATACTACGAACAGCTCGTGCAGGATCAATGGACGTTACGAATTGCACACTATTTTCCATGGCTGACTTACTGGTGGAACACTCAAAAGTTGTTTCCTTCTTCCAGCGTTGCAACGTTCAGTGAGGATATTCTCTTCGAGCAAGACAGAGTTCTAATGCCTATCTTTGATTCGTATCAGAGTCACTATCGG GATCTGGTAAGACAACAAGGGGAGTATGAGTCAATCCACCGCGACATAATGATAGGGTTCGGGACATGGGAATTTGATCCAATGGAACTAGAAAACCCTTTCCCTAACGGGGAAGGCTCCGTTCACATATGGCAAGGTGATGAAGACGGGCATGTACCAGTCAAACTACAACGATTCATCGCGAAGAAACTACCATGGATTCACTATCATGAA GGACCTCCTGTTACATCTCCTAGAATTAAACTTAGCGATGGACGATACTTAGCTTACAAAGAACATGGTGTACCAAGAGATCAAGCAAAACATAAGATTGTGTTCATCCACGGATATGATTCTAACAGACACGATGCTGTTGTTGCAACTGGTCTCTCTCCG GAGGTTATTGAAAGCTTGGGAGTATACATTGTTTCAATTGATAGACCTGGTTATGGAGAAAGTGATCCTAATCCAAAACGAACAGTAAAGAGCTTGGCGTTTGATGTACAAGAACTTGCTGATCAATTAGGACTCGGGTCCAAATTCTACGTCATTGGATTTTCGATGGGTGGACAAGCTGTTTGGACCTTGCTCAAATATATTCCTCACAG ATTGGCTGGAGCAGCTCTTCTAGCACCTGTTACCAACTACTGGTGGCCTAACTTCCCCGCGAACTTGTCCAAGGAAGCGTTCAGCCATCAGCTTCCTCAGGATATATGGAATCTTCGCGTTGCTCACTACCTTCCGTGGCTTACATACTGGTGGAACACTCAGAAGTTTTTCCCTGCTTGTAGTGCTGCTGCTTACAACCCCGGTGCTCTTTCGTCCCAGGACCTAGAACTAATGCCCAAGTATCGCGCCAACAGAGATCTTTAT GCTCAGGTGAGACAACAGGGACAACACGAGTCACTCTATCGCGACCTTATGATTGGGTTCGGGACATGGGAATTTGACCCTGTGGATTTGGAAAATCCATTTCCTAACAAAGAAGGTTCAGTACAGTTGTGGCAAGGGGACGAGGACAAGCTCGTCCCTGTAACTCTACAACGATACATTGCTCAACGACAACCATGGATTCAATATCATGAAATCGCGGGGGCTGGTCATATGTTTCCAGTTCTTGATGGAATGGCGGACAAAATTGTGAAAGCTCTTTTGATCGGAGAGAAAAATGTGTCGTAA
- the LOC125870598 gene encoding uncharacterized protein LOC125870598 isoform X2: MSKKISAASARSHTRKTKQIKSSIPLPSGMFGKILAVLFVGFVAYAYRAMQPPPSKICGTPDGPPVTSPRIKLSDGRYLAYKEHGVPRDQAKHKIVFIHGYDSNRHDAVVATGLSPEVIESLGVYIVSIDRPGYGESDPNPKRTVKSLAFDVQELADQLGLGSKFYVIGFSMGGQAVWTLLKYIPHRLAGAALLAPVTNYWWPNFPANLSKEAFSHQLPQDIWNLRVAHYLPWLTYWWNTQKFFPACSAAAYNPGALSSQDLELMPKYRANRDLYAQVRQQGQHESLYRDLMIGFGTWEFDPVDLENPFPNKEGSVQLWQGDEDKLVPVTLQRYIAQRQPWIQYHEIAGAGHMFPVLDGMADKIVKALLIGEKNVS; encoded by the exons atgagcaaAAAAATTTCTGCAGCATCAGCCAGGTCTCATACTAGGAAAACTAAACAGATCAAGAGTTCAATTCCACTCCCTTCAG GGATGTTTGGGAAAATTCTAGCAGTCCTCTTCGTGGGGTTCGTGGCGTATGCTTATCGAGCAATGCAGCCTCCTCCTTCGAAAATTTGTGGCACCCCTGATGGACCTCCTGTTACATCTCCTAGAATTAAACTTAGCGATGGACGATACTTAGCTTACAAAGAACATGGTGTACCAAGAGATCAAGCAAAACATAAGATTGTGTTCATCCACGGATATGATTCTAACAGACACGATGCTGTTGTTGCAACTGGTCTCTCTCCG GAGGTTATTGAAAGCTTGGGAGTATACATTGTTTCAATTGATAGACCTGGTTATGGAGAAAGTGATCCTAATCCAAAACGAACAGTAAAGAGCTTGGCGTTTGATGTACAAGAACTTGCTGATCAATTAGGACTCGGGTCCAAATTCTACGTCATTGGATTTTCGATGGGTGGACAAGCTGTTTGGACCTTGCTCAAATATATTCCTCACAG ATTGGCTGGAGCAGCTCTTCTAGCACCTGTTACCAACTACTGGTGGCCTAACTTCCCCGCGAACTTGTCCAAGGAAGCGTTCAGCCATCAGCTTCCTCAGGATATATGGAATCTTCGCGTTGCTCACTACCTTCCGTGGCTTACATACTGGTGGAACACTCAGAAGTTTTTCCCTGCTTGTAGTGCTGCTGCTTACAACCCCGGTGCTCTTTCGTCCCAGGACCTAGAACTAATGCCCAAGTATCGCGCCAACAGAGATCTTTAT GCTCAGGTGAGACAACAGGGACAACACGAGTCACTCTATCGCGACCTTATGATTGGGTTCGGGACATGGGAATTTGACCCTGTGGATTTGGAAAATCCATTTCCTAACAAAGAAGGTTCAGTACAGTTGTGGCAAGGGGACGAGGACAAGCTCGTCCCTGTAACTCTACAACGATACATTGCTCAACGACAACCATGGATTCAATATCATGAAATCGCGGGGGCTGGTCATATGTTTCCAGTTCTTGATGGAATGGCGGACAAAATTGTGAAAGCTCTTTTGATCGGAGAGAAAAATGTGTCGTAA
- the LOC125870598 gene encoding uncharacterized protein LOC125870598 isoform X3 — MAGGATRKISAASARAHTRKAKQKTSFPLPSGAFAKILLVVLIGLLAWGYQATRPPPPKTCGSPDGPPVTAPRIKLSDGRHLAYKEIGVSRDNAKYKIVYIHGYDGCRHYVPINILSQDVIESLGVYIVSFDRPGYGESDPNPKRTVKSLAFDIQELADQLGLGSKFYVMGFSMGGQAVWTCLRYIPHRLAGAALIAPVVSYWWPRLPVNMSQEAFNLRLPQDKWTLRVAHYLPWLTYWWNTQKFFPSCSAAGRNPAIFSSKDLELVSKQSSSQDYRAQVRQQGEYESLHRDLMIGFGTWEFDPMDLENPFPNHEGSVHLWQGDEDRLSPVTLQRYIAEQLPWIQYHEIPGAGHLVPMIDGIGEKIIKTLLTA, encoded by the exons ATGGCAGGTGGGGCAACAAGGAAAATTTCAGCAGCTTCAGCTAGGGCTCATACTCGTAAAGCTAAGCAAAAGACTTCTTTTCCTCTTCCTTCTG GGGCGTTTGCGAAAATTCTTCTGGTTGTTTTGATTGGGTTATTAGCGTGGGGTTATCAGGCAACACGACCACCTCCCCCTAAGACATGTGGGTCCCCAGATGGCCCTCCCGTCACTGCACCTAGAATCAAACTTAGTGATGGAAGACACTTGGCTTACAAGGAGATTGGTGTATCTAGAGATAATGCAAAATATAAGATTGTGTATATCCATGGGTACGATGGTTGTAGGCATTATGTTCCAATTAACATCCTCTCTCAA GATGTCATTGAAAGTTTAGGAGTGTACATTGTTTCCTTTGACAGACCTGGTTATGGAGAAAGTGATCCTAATCCAAAACGAACAGTCAAGAGTTTAGCTTTTGATATACAGGAGCTTGCCGATCAATTAGGTCTAGGATCCAAATTCTATGTTATGGGATTTTCAATGGGGGGACAGGCTGTTTGGACCTGCCTTAGATACATTCCTCACAG GTTGGCAGGTGCTGCTCTTATTGCACCAGTTGTCAGCTATTGGTGGCCTAGGTTACCTGTGAATATGTCCCAAGAAGCATTCAACCTTCGACTTCCTCAAGACAAATGGACTCTTCGTGTTGCTCATTACCTTCCGTGGCTCACCTATTGGTGGAACACTCAGAAGTTCTTTCCTTCATGTAGTGCTGCAGGTCGCAACCCTGCAATTTTCTCTTCGAAGGACCTAGAGCTAGTTTCCAAGCAAAGTTCGAGCCAAGACTATCGT GCACAGGTAAGACAACAAGGAGAATACGAATCCCTTCACCGCGACTTAATGATTGGATTCGGAACATGGGAATTCGATCCAATGGATCTTGAGAACCCGTTCCCTAATCATGAAGGTTCCGTTCACTTATGGCAAGGCGATGAGGATAGGCTCTCGCCCGTCACACTACAAAGGTACATTGCAGAGCAATTACCATGGATCCAATATCATGAAATTCCAGGTGCTGGTCATTTGGTTCCAATGATTGATGGAATTGGAGAGAAAATCATCAAGACTCTTTTAACCGCGTAA
- the LOC125870598 gene encoding uncharacterized protein LOC125870598 isoform X5: MMINMIAIFGIVILALIYRAIIPPSPKICGSPNGPLITAPRVKLSDGRYLAYKENGVPRDQAKHKFVFIHGFDCVRHDVALLTTISPELVQSLGIYIVSIDRPGYGESDPHPKRTPKTLALDIEELADQLELGSKFYVMGFSMGGQAVWGLLKYIPHRLAGAILLTPVTNYWWGSFPANLTKQAYYEQLVQDQWTLRIAHYFPWLTYWWNTQKLFPSSSVATCSEDILLEQDRVLMPIFDSYQSKYRDLVRQQGEYESIHRDLMVGFGTWEFDPMELENPFPNGEGSVHIWQGDEDGHVPVILQRFIAKKLPWIHYHEMKGGGHMFPWAEGMGDKVMKTFLLGEPFVM, translated from the exons atgatGATAAATATGATAGCAATTTTTGGTATTGTGATATTGGCACTAATTTATAGGGCAATTATTCCACCATCACCAAAGATTTGTGGTTCACCAAATGGACCTTTAATTACAGCACCAAGAGTTAAGCTTTCTGATGGGAGATATTTGGCTTATAAAGAAAATGGTGTTCCTAGAGATCAAGCAAAACACAAATTTGTTTTCATTCATGGCTTTGATTGTGTTAGACATGATGTTGCTTTGCTCACCACTATTTCTCCT GAGCTTGTGCAAAGTTTGGGAATATATATTGTGTCAATTGATAGACCTGGTTATGGTGAAAGTGATCCTCATCCAAAAAGAACGCCAAAGACCTTAGCTCTTGATATAGAGGAATTAGCTGATCAATTGGAATTGGGATCTAAATTTTATGTTATGGGATTTTCTATGGGTGGACAAGCTGTTTGGGGCCTTCTCAAGTATATTCCTCACAG ATTGGCTGGAGCAATTCTTCTAACACCTGTGACTAACTACTGGTGGGGTAGTTTTCCTGCAAACTTGACTAAACAAGCATACTACGAACAGCTCGTGCAGGATCAATGGACGCTTCGGATTGCACATTATTTTCCATGGCTGACTTACTGGTGGAACactcaaaaattatttccttCTTCCAGCGTTGCAACGTGCAGCGAGGATATTCTTTTAGAGCAAGACAGAGTTCTAATGCCTATCTTTGATTCATATCAGAGTAAATATCGG GACTTGGTAAGACAGCAAGGGGAGTATGAGTCCATCCATCGCGACCTAATGGTAGGTTTCGGGACATGGGAATTTGATCCGATGGAACTAGAAAACCCATTCCCTAACGGGGAAGGCTCCGTTCACATTTGGCAAGGTGATGAAGACGGTCATGTACCAGTCATTCTACAACGATTCATCGCGAAGAAACTACCATGGATTCACTATCATGAAATGAAAGGAGGAGGACATATGTTTCCATGGGCTGAAGGAATGGGAGATAAAGTCATGAAGACATTTTTACTTGGAGAGCCTTTTGTTATGTAA
- the LOC125870598 gene encoding uncharacterized protein LOC125870598 isoform X6, with the protein MMINMIAIFGIVILALIYRAIIPPSPKICGSPNGPLITAPRVKLSDGRYLAYKENGVPRDQAKHKFVFIHGFDCVRHDVALLTTISPELMQSLGIYIVSIDRPGYGESDPHPKRTPKTLALDIEELVDQLDLGSKFYVIGFSMGGQAVWGLLKYIPHRLAGAILLTPVTNYWWGSFPANLTKQAYYEQLVQDQWTLRIAHYFPWLTYWWNTQKLFPSSSVATFSEDILFEQDRVLMPIFDSYQSHYRDLVRQQGEYESIHRDIMIGFGTWEFDPMELENPFPNGEGSVHIWQGDEDGHVPVILQRFIAKKLPWIHYHEMKGGGHMFPWAEGMGDKVMKTFLLGEPFVM; encoded by the exons atgatGATAAATATGATAGCAATTTTTGGTATTGTGATATTGGCACTAATTTATAGGGCAATTATTCCACCATCACCAAAGATTTGTGGTTCACCAAATGGACCTTTAATTACAGCACCAAGAGTTAAGCTTTCTGATGGGAGATATTTGGCTTATAAAGAAAATGGTGTTCCTAGAGATCAAGCAAAACACAAATTTGTTTTCATTCATGGCTTTGATTGTGTTAGACATGATGTTGCTTTGCTCACCACTATTTCTCCT GAGCTTATGCAAAGTTTGGGAATATATATTGTGTCAATTGATAGACCTGGTTATGGTGAAAGTGATCCTCATCCTAAAAGAACACCAAAAACCTTAGCTCTTGATATAGAGGAATTAGTTGATCAATTGGATTTGGGATCTAAATTTTATGTTATTGGATTTTCTATGGGTGGACAAGCTGTTTGGGGCCTTCTCAAGTATATTCCTCACAG ATTGGCTGGAGCAATTCTTCTAACACCTGTGACTAACTACTGGTGGGGTAGTTTTCCTGCAAACTTAACTAAACAAGCATACTACGAACAGCTCGTGCAGGATCAATGGACGTTACGAATTGCACACTATTTTCCATGGCTGACTTACTGGTGGAACACTCAAAAGTTGTTTCCTTCTTCCAGCGTTGCAACGTTCAGTGAGGATATTCTCTTCGAGCAAGACAGAGTTCTAATGCCTATCTTTGATTCGTATCAGAGTCACTATCGG GATCTGGTAAGACAACAAGGGGAGTATGAGTCAATCCACCGCGACATAATGATAGGGTTCGGGACATGGGAATTTGATCCAATGGAACTAGAAAACCCTTTCCCTAACGGGGAAGGCTCCGTTCACATATGGCAAG GTGATGAAGACGGTCATGTACCAGTCATTCTACAACGATTCATCGCGAAGAAACTACCATGGATTCACTATCATGAAATGAAAGGAGGAGGACATATGTTTCCATGGGCTGAAGGAATGGGAGATAAAGTCATGAAGACATTTTTACTTGGAGAGCCTTTTGTTATGTAA
- the LOC125870598 gene encoding uncharacterized protein LOC125870598 isoform X1 — protein MAGGATRKISAASARAHTRKAKQKTSFPLPSGMMRNMVALFGIVILALIYRAIMPPLPKICGSPNGPLITAPRVNLSDGRYLAYKENGVPRDQAKHKFVFIHGFDCVRHDVALLTTTSPELVQSLGIYIVSIDRPGYGESDPHPKRTPKTLALDIEELADQLELGSKFYVMGFSMGGQAVWGLLKYIPHRLAGAILLTPVTNYWWGSFPANLTKQAYYEQLVQDQWTLRIAHYFPWLTYWWNTQKLFPSSSVATCSEDILLEQDRVLMPIFDSYQSKYRDLVRQQGEYESIHRDLMVGFGTWEFDPMELENPFPNGEGSVHIWQGDEDGHVPVILQRFIAKKLPWIHYHEMKGGGHMFPWAEGMGDKVMKTFLLGEPFVM, from the exons ATGGCAGGTGGGGCAACAAGGAAAATTTCAGCAGCTTCAGCTAGGGCTCATACTCGTAAAGCTAAGCAAAAGACTTCTTTTCCTCTTCCTTCTG GAATGATGAGAAATATGGTAGCCCTTTTTGGAATTGTGATATTGGCACTGATTTATAGGGCAATTATGCCACCACTACCAAAGATTTGTGGTTCACCAAATGGACCTCTAATTACAGCACCGAGAGTGAATCTTTCTGATGGGAGATATTTGGCATATAAAGAAAATGGTGTTCCTAGAGACCAAGCAAAACACAAATTTGTTTTCATCCATGGCTTTGATTGTGTTAGACATGATGTTGCTTTGCTCACAACTACTTCTCCT GAGCTTGTGCAAAGTTTGGGAATATATATTGTGTCAATTGATAGACCTGGTTATGGTGAAAGTGATCCTCATCCAAAAAGAACGCCAAAGACCTTAGCTCTTGATATAGAGGAATTAGCTGATCAATTGGAATTGGGATCTAAATTTTATGTTATGGGATTTTCTATGGGTGGACAAGCTGTTTGGGGCCTTCTCAAGTATATTCCTCACAG ATTGGCTGGAGCAATTCTTCTAACACCTGTGACTAACTACTGGTGGGGTAGTTTTCCTGCAAACTTGACTAAACAAGCATACTACGAACAGCTCGTGCAGGATCAATGGACGCTTCGGATTGCACATTATTTTCCATGGCTGACTTACTGGTGGAACactcaaaaattatttccttCTTCCAGCGTTGCAACGTGCAGCGAGGATATTCTTTTAGAGCAAGACAGAGTTCTAATGCCTATCTTTGATTCATATCAGAGTAAATATCGG GACTTGGTAAGACAGCAAGGGGAGTATGAGTCCATCCATCGCGACCTAATGGTAGGTTTCGGGACATGGGAATTTGATCCGATGGAACTAGAAAACCCATTCCCTAACGGGGAAGGCTCCGTTCACATTTGGCAAGGTGATGAAGACGGTCATGTACCAGTCATTCTACAACGATTCATCGCGAAGAAACTACCATGGATTCACTATCATGAAATGAAAGGAGGAGGACATATGTTTCCATGGGCTGAAGGAATGGGAGATAAAGTCATGAAGACATTTTTACTTGGAGAGCCTTTTGTTATGTAA
- the LOC125870839 gene encoding uncharacterized protein LOC125870839 isoform X2, protein MAESPTTSGMTRKILVLFLIGLLAYVYQAITPPPPKICGSPGGNPITAPRIKLSDGRHLAYKEQGVSKNEAKYKIVFIHGFDSCRHDVVIATTLSHDVIESLGIYIVSIDRPGYGESDPHPQRTPKSLALDIEELADQLELGSKFYVVGFSMGGQVVWGCLKYIPHRLAGAALLTPVVNYWWPSFPSNLSTKSYYDQLLPDQWTLRVAHYLPWLTYWWNTQKYFPSSSVAAHSPDIFKTQDMQLGPRFDGSQEKYRAQIRQQGEFESLHRDANIGFGTWEFDPMDLKNPFDKNEGSVHLWQGDEDGLVPVILQRYIAQKLPWVQYHEIKGGGHLFPYADGMGDKLIKTFLLGEKFEV, encoded by the exons ATGGCAGAGTCCCCTACTACCTCag GTATGACTAGGAAAATTcttgtacttttcttgattggATTGTTGGCATATGTTTATCAAGCAATTACACCACCTCCTCCGAAAATTTGTGGTTCCCCCGGTGGCAATCCCATCACTGCACCACGAATAAAACTCTCCGATGGAAGGCATTTGGCGTATAAAGAGCAAGGTGTTTCGAAAAATGAAGCAAAGTACAAAATTGTGTTCATCCATGGATTTGATAGTTGTAGACATGACGTTGTTATTGCCACCACTCTTTCTCAT GATGTTATTGAGAGTTTGGGAATATATATTGTGTCAATTGATAGACCTGGTTATGGTGAAAGTGATCCTCATCCACAAAGAACACCAAAGAGTTTAGCTCTTGATATTGAAGAATTAGCAGATCAATTGGAATTGGGATCCAAATTCTATGTTGTTGGATTTTCCATGGGTGGACAAGTAGTTTGGGGATGTCTCAAATATATTCCTCACAG ATTGGCAGGAGCAGCACTTCTAACACCTGTGGTTAACTATTGGTGGCCTAGTTTCCCATCAAATTTGtcaacaaaatcatattatgaTCAACTTTTGCCTGATCAATGGACACTTAGAGTTGCTCATTATCTTCCATGGTTAACATATTGGTGGAacactcaaaaatattttccatcttCTAGTGTTGCAGCTCATAGCCCTGATATTTTTAAAACTCAAGATATGCAATTAGGACCAAGATTTGATGGCTCACAGGAAAAATACAGG GCACAAATTAGACAACAAGGGGAATTTGAATCACTCCATAGAGATGCAAATATTGGATTTGGTACATGGGAATTTGATCCAATGGATTTAAAAAATCCATTTGATAAAAATGAAGGATCTGTTCATTTATGGCAAGGTGATGAAGATGGACTTGTACCTGTTATTTTACAAAGATATATTGCACAAAAATTACCATGGGTTCAatatcatgaaattaaaggtggtGGTCATTTATTTCCTTATGCTGATGGAATGGGAGATAAACTTATCAAAACATTTTTACTTGGTGAAAAATTTGAAGTATAA